The following are encoded together in the Parabacteroides chongii genome:
- a CDS encoding YdeI/OmpD-associated family protein: MTTEDKIKYFENREDWRKWLTDNFETKDEIWFVFPCKSSDKKSITYNDAVEEALCFEWIDSTIKALDKEHKIQRFTPRNPKSTYSQANKERLKWLLENKMIHPKFEDKIRTILSDPFIFPDDIIDRLKEDKTAWKNYLHFSDPYKRIRIAYIEAARKRPEEFEKRLNNFINKTKENKIIAGFGGIGKYY, translated from the coding sequence ATGACGACAGAAGATAAAATAAAGTATTTTGAAAATAGAGAAGATTGGAGAAAGTGGTTGACAGACAACTTTGAAACCAAAGACGAAATTTGGTTCGTCTTCCCTTGTAAGTCGTCAGACAAAAAAAGTATTACATACAACGACGCTGTTGAAGAAGCCCTTTGTTTCGAGTGGATCGACAGTACGATAAAGGCGCTTGACAAAGAACATAAAATTCAGCGTTTCACGCCTAGAAACCCTAAAAGCACATACTCGCAAGCCAACAAAGAAAGACTTAAATGGTTATTGGAAAATAAAATGATACACCCTAAATTTGAGGATAAAATAAGAACTATTTTATCTGACCCTTTTATTTTTCCAGATGATATAATTGACAGATTGAAAGAAGATAAAACAGCATGGAAAAACTATCTGCACTTCTCCGACCCATATAAACGTATCCGAATTGCATACATTGAAGCAGCCAGGAAACGGCCTGAAGAATTTGAAAAACGACTAAACAACTTTATCAATAAAACGAAAGAAAATAAAATTATAGCAGGATTTGGGGGAATTGGAAAATACTATTAA
- a CDS encoding HU family DNA-binding protein — protein sequence MTLKFRKVQRKVLSGDDKDKVKTYAMARSSNYCDMDKLCELISSRSAMSSADVKAILDSLNWAMSLELRSGSIVQVGEFGSFRLSIRSKGAETADAFNASLIKKARVIFSPGTSLRWMSEIVKFEEDEDTKPKKEESSGGDDRPEIE from the coding sequence ATGACACTGAAATTTAGAAAGGTGCAGCGCAAGGTTCTTAGCGGTGACGATAAGGACAAGGTGAAGACTTATGCGATGGCGCGGTCGTCGAACTATTGCGATATGGATAAGTTGTGTGAATTGATCTCCAGCCGCTCGGCGATGTCGAGTGCTGATGTGAAAGCAATACTCGATTCGTTAAACTGGGCGATGAGCCTGGAGCTTCGTTCGGGTAGTATTGTACAGGTGGGTGAGTTTGGTAGTTTTCGTCTTTCAATTCGTTCGAAAGGTGCGGAGACGGCGGATGCTTTCAATGCTTCCCTGATAAAAAAGGCACGGGTGATATTCTCGCCGGGTACCAGTCTGCGCTGGATGAGTGAGATCGTGAAGTTTGAAGAGGATGAAGATACGAAACCTAAAAAAGAAGAAAGTTCCGGTGGAGATGACAGACCTGAGATTGAATAA
- the mgtA gene encoding magnesium-translocating P-type ATPase, with product MWIRRKKRKNNNAISFNSERVFLAATQPLKSVFSYFDTSRLGLTEGEVTDRLRFHGPNEIIREKRDRWLIMFIKTFINPFIGILMALAVVSLVIDVLMAAPEDREWVTVIVITAMVMLSAVLRFVQEWKSGRASDALKRMVKNTATVYRLGAKDGQEVNIAELVPGDIVYLAAGDMVPADIRIVESKDLFVSQSSLTGESDAIEKRAELGNRTHRTGSVVELDDICFMGSNVVSGSAIGVVFATGRSTYLGTIAKSLTGVRAQTSFDRGINKVSLLLIRFMLVMVPFVFLINGLSKGDWFDAFLFAVSVAVGLTPEMLPMIVTSNLAKGAVSMSRRKTIVKNLNAIQSFGAMNILCTDKTGTLTRDKIVLEKYLNVHGDDDLRVLRHAYFNSYFQTGLKNLMDKAILSHAKELDFEHLGDKYRKVDEIPFDFTRRCMSVIVEDNDGKRQIITKGAIEEMMQICSYVEYNGEVCPMTDELKQIALTISGRMNRDGMRVLAVAQKSWIEKELDFSVEDEMDMVLIGYLAFLDPPKSSAAGAIRQLHEHGVEVKVLSGDNEAVVKAVCRQVGVDITHTLQGPEIEKMTDEELVKELQHTTVYSKLTPMQKTRIITLLQKGGNTVGFLGDGINDASALRQSDIGISVDTAVDIAKESADIILLEKDLMVLEQGVLEGRKIFGNIMKYIKMTASSNFGNMFSVLAASAFLPFLPMLPIHLLVQNLLYDISQTTIPFDKVDREYLLKPRKWDASDLSRFMICIGPISSIFDITTYLLMWYVFGCTSPEHQALFQSGWFVEGLLSQTLIVHMIRTRKIPFIQSRASWPVLLTTFAIMAIGILLPFTGIGASIGLVPLPLSYFPWLLATLLGYCMLTQFVKQWYVKRFTRWL from the coding sequence ATGTGGATCAGAAGAAAGAAAAGAAAGAACAACAACGCAATCTCTTTCAACAGCGAACGGGTGTTCCTGGCTGCTACTCAACCACTGAAATCTGTGTTCAGTTATTTCGACACTTCACGTCTGGGACTGACGGAAGGAGAAGTTACAGACCGTTTACGTTTTCATGGGCCTAACGAAATCATACGCGAAAAACGTGACCGTTGGCTGATCATGTTTATTAAAACCTTTATCAATCCTTTTATCGGTATATTGATGGCATTGGCAGTTGTTTCGCTGGTGATCGATGTCCTGATGGCCGCGCCGGAAGACAGGGAATGGGTGACCGTTATTGTTATTACGGCGATGGTGATGCTGAGTGCAGTGCTTCGTTTCGTGCAGGAATGGAAATCGGGCAGAGCTTCGGATGCCTTGAAACGGATGGTGAAGAATACGGCTACCGTCTACCGTCTGGGTGCAAAAGACGGACAGGAAGTGAATATCGCTGAACTTGTGCCGGGGGATATCGTTTACCTGGCTGCCGGAGATATGGTGCCTGCCGATATCCGTATCGTGGAATCTAAGGATTTGTTTGTCAGCCAGTCGTCGTTGACGGGCGAGTCGGATGCTATAGAGAAAAGGGCGGAACTGGGGAACAGGACGCATCGGACGGGCAGTGTGGTCGAGCTGGATGATATCTGCTTTATGGGGTCGAATGTGGTGAGCGGATCAGCAATAGGCGTGGTGTTTGCTACCGGGCGTTCTACCTATCTGGGGACGATTGCCAAAAGCCTGACGGGGGTGCGGGCGCAGACGAGTTTTGACCGGGGAATCAATAAGGTGAGTTTGTTGCTGATACGGTTTATGCTGGTGATGGTTCCGTTTGTGTTCCTGATTAACGGGTTGAGCAAAGGGGACTGGTTCGATGCTTTTCTGTTTGCCGTGTCGGTTGCTGTCGGTCTTACGCCGGAGATGTTACCGATGATCGTTACCTCCAATCTGGCAAAAGGGGCTGTCAGCATGTCACGCCGCAAGACGATCGTGAAGAATCTGAATGCGATACAGAGTTTCGGGGCGATGAATATTCTTTGTACAGATAAGACGGGGACGTTGACGCGCGATAAGATCGTGTTGGAGAAATATCTCAATGTGCATGGGGATGACGATTTGCGTGTGTTGCGACATGCCTATTTCAACAGTTATTTCCAGACCGGACTGAAGAACCTGATGGACAAGGCGATCCTTTCGCATGCGAAGGAACTGGATTTCGAACATCTGGGTGATAAATACAGGAAAGTGGACGAGATTCCGTTTGACTTTACCCGCCGCTGCATGTCGGTGATCGTGGAAGATAACGACGGTAAACGGCAGATCATCACCAAAGGGGCGATCGAGGAGATGATGCAGATCTGTTCGTATGTGGAATATAACGGTGAAGTATGCCCGATGACGGACGAACTGAAGCAGATTGCCTTGACAATAAGCGGGCGGATGAACCGTGACGGCATGCGTGTGCTGGCGGTTGCCCAGAAGAGTTGGATAGAAAAGGAGCTGGATTTCTCGGTGGAGGATGAAATGGATATGGTGCTGATTGGTTATCTGGCTTTCCTCGATCCCCCCAAATCGTCGGCTGCCGGAGCGATCCGACAGTTGCATGAGCATGGTGTAGAGGTGAAGGTGTTATCCGGTGATAACGAAGCTGTGGTAAAAGCGGTCTGCCGTCAGGTCGGTGTAGATATTACGCATACGTTGCAGGGACCGGAGATCGAGAAGATGACGGATGAGGAACTGGTGAAGGAGCTGCAACATACGACGGTTTATTCGAAACTGACTCCGATGCAGAAAACGCGTATTATCACGTTACTGCAAAAGGGTGGGAATACAGTCGGTTTCCTGGGGGATGGGATCAACGATGCGTCGGCCTTGCGTCAGTCGGATATCGGGATTTCGGTGGATACGGCGGTCGATATTGCTAAGGAGAGTGCTGATATCATTTTGCTGGAAAAGGATTTGATGGTGCTGGAGCAGGGTGTTCTCGAAGGGCGTAAGATATTCGGCAATATTATGAAGTATATTAAGATGACGGCGAGTTCAAATTTCGGTAATATGTTCAGTGTGTTGGCGGCGAGTGCTTTCCTGCCTTTCCTGCCGATGCTTCCGATTCATTTGCTGGTACAGAACCTGTTGTATGATATTTCGCAGACGACGATACCGTTTGACAAGGTCGATCGTGAATACCTATTGAAGCCGCGTAAGTGGGATGCTTCCGATCTGAGCCGTTTCATGATTTGCATCGGGCCGATCAGTTCGATATTCGATATCACGACTTATCTGTTGATGTGGTATGTGTTCGGGTGTACTTCGCCGGAACATCAGGCTTTGTTCCAGAGCGGTTGGTTTGTGGAAGGATTGCTTTCGCAGACATTGATCGTGCATATGATCCGTACACGAAAGATACCGTTTATACAGAGCCGGGCTTCATGGCCGGTATTACTCACCACTTTTGCGATCATGGCGATCGGTATCCTCCTGCCGTTTACAGGGATAGGTGCATCTATCGGGCTTGTACCGCTGCCGCTGAGTTATTTCCCCTGGCTGCTTGCTACTTTACTTGGATATTGTATGTTGACTCAATTCGTAAAACAATGGTACGTAAAACGGTTTACACGCTGGTTGTAA
- a CDS encoding HU family DNA-binding protein: protein MTLKFRKVQRKVLSGDDKDKVKTYAMARSLNYCDMDKLCELISSRSAMSSADVKAILDSLNWAMSLELRSGSIVQVGEFGSFRLSIRSKGAETADAFNASLIKKARVIFSPGTSLRWMSEIVKFEEDEDTKPKKEENPDDDRPVIE from the coding sequence ATGACACTGAAATTTAGAAAGGTGCAGCGCAAGGTTCTTAGCGGTGACGATAAGGACAAGGTGAAGACTTATGCGATGGCACGGTCGTTGAACTATTGCGATATGGATAAGTTGTGTGAATTGATCTCCAGTCGCTCGGCGATGTCGAGTGCTGATGTGAAGGCAATACTCGATTCGTTAAACTGGGCGATGAGCCTGGAGCTTCGCTCGGGTAGTATTGTACAGGTGGGTGAGTTCGGTAGTTTTCGTCTTTCGATTCGTTCGAAAGGGGCGGAGACAGCGGATGCTTTCAATGCTTCTCTGATAAAAAAGGCACGGGTGATATTCTCGCCGGGTACCAGTCTGCGCTGGATGAGTGAGATCGTGAAGTTTGAAGAGGATGAAGATACGAAACCTAAAAAAGAAGAAAATCCGGATGATGACAGACCGGTGATTGAATAA
- a CDS encoding D-Ala-D-Ala carboxypeptidase family metallohydrolase has translation MKERISRNFTWEEMTYSRVAVENGLLNEPPFEVKLAIKELVKRLLQPLRLAYGKPIAITSGYRSPEVNRLVGGVPSSQHVKGEAADCYVPDPKVLLDVLLYCKLPFDQAILYKRKKFLHLSFRVNGENRYQVIINK, from the coding sequence ATGAAAGAGAGGATAAGTAGGAATTTTACCTGGGAAGAAATGACGTATAGCCGGGTAGCGGTAGAGAACGGATTGCTGAATGAGCCACCGTTTGAGGTGAAGCTGGCTATAAAGGAGTTGGTAAAACGGTTGTTACAGCCGTTGCGGCTGGCTTATGGGAAACCGATTGCGATCACAAGCGGTTACCGGAGTCCGGAGGTGAACAGGTTGGTGGGCGGTGTGCCTTCGAGCCAGCATGTGAAGGGGGAGGCTGCGGATTGTTATGTGCCTGATCCGAAGGTGTTACTGGATGTGTTGCTTTATTGTAAGTTACCTTTCGATCAGGCGATTCTTTATAAACGAAAGAAGTTCCTGCACTTGTCGTTTCGGGTAAATGGAGAGAATCGTTATCAGGTGATCATTAATAAATGA
- the trxA gene encoding thioredoxin encodes MNSKKIFTLLVLVVGFMTLSSCKGQAKNAVGETENSQETTANTPVHITKADFLKKIYNYEASPNEWKYLGDKPAIIDFYADWCGPCKMIAPSLEQLAKEYAGKIDIYKVDVDKETELAQVFGIQGIPALLYIPMTGKPQMLQGALPKDQLKEKIETILLKK; translated from the coding sequence ATGAACAGTAAAAAAATCTTCACATTATTAGTATTGGTCGTAGGTTTCATGACTTTATCCTCCTGCAAAGGACAAGCCAAAAACGCTGTCGGTGAAACAGAAAACAGCCAGGAAACAACAGCCAATACACCTGTCCATATCACAAAGGCTGATTTTCTGAAAAAGATATACAATTACGAAGCCAGCCCCAACGAATGGAAATATCTGGGCGACAAACCCGCCATCATCGACTTTTATGCAGACTGGTGTGGCCCCTGTAAAATGATCGCTCCTTCTTTGGAACAACTAGCCAAAGAATATGCCGGAAAGATCGATATATACAAAGTAGATGTCGACAAGGAAACTGAACTGGCACAGGTTTTCGGAATACAAGGTATCCCGGCATTGCTGTACATCCCCATGACAGGGAAACCCCAGATGCTTCAAGGAGCATTGCCTAAAGATCAATTAAAAGAAAAGATTGAAACTATTTTACTGAAAAAGTAA
- a CDS encoding transglutaminase-like domain-containing protein has protein sequence MSKYPFMLITCLFIAQSAFAQSYSKYFRLENQDTVNFTFTVRKPDIKAIDCYPQQITQISKNGENYEISLTTINPYLDGSKLAKMKEAKYDKSREYDREITRFLQSTPLIDAQNEHVRQIADTLFKDETQTFVIIEKALKFVYTYLSPSDSIAKQIDAGICRTVDVNTVIQTRKGTCSEYTNLFTALMRYMNIPTRFAVGYWNVPEWNTESTHAWPECYIEGAGWCSVDPTLPSYICPHFAEIRMRYGIDYEDCDIRTLNYDIEPIEFTKK, from the coding sequence ATGAGTAAATATCCATTTATGCTGATTACGTGCCTGTTTATTGCACAATCTGCTTTTGCGCAATCATATTCCAAATACTTTCGCCTGGAAAATCAGGATACCGTCAACTTTACTTTTACTGTGAGGAAACCTGATATTAAGGCAATAGACTGTTATCCTCAACAGATTACCCAAATATCGAAAAACGGGGAAAATTACGAAATTTCACTCACCACTATCAACCCCTACCTAGATGGAAGCAAACTGGCTAAAATGAAAGAAGCCAAGTATGACAAATCACGGGAATACGACAGAGAGATCACTAGATTTTTACAATCTACTCCGTTGATAGATGCACAAAACGAACACGTTAGACAAATTGCCGATACACTGTTCAAAGATGAAACGCAGACCTTTGTCATAATAGAGAAAGCCCTTAAATTTGTCTATACCTATCTGTCACCTTCCGATTCCATTGCCAAACAGATCGATGCAGGGATTTGCAGAACCGTAGATGTCAATACAGTTATCCAGACAAGAAAAGGTACTTGTAGCGAATATACTAATCTATTTACCGCACTGATGCGCTATATGAATATACCGACCCGTTTTGCTGTAGGATATTGGAATGTCCCTGAATGGAATACCGAAAGTACCCATGCCTGGCCTGAATGCTACATAGAAGGTGCAGGTTGGTGTTCTGTCGACCCAACACTTCCATCGTATATCTGTCCGCATTTTGCAGAAATCAGGATGCGTTACGGAATAGATTACGAAGACTGCGACATCAGAACCCTAAATTATGACATCGAGCCGATCGAGTTTACAAAGAAATAA